In the Vibrio gigantis genome, one interval contains:
- the prpF gene encoding 2-methylaconitate cis-trans isomerase PrpF has product MNVKQIKVPATYMRGGTSKGVFFCLNDLPEAARVAGAARDEFLLRVIGSPDPYGKQTDGMGGATSSTSKTVIVSKSGKAGHDVDYLFGQVAIDKPFIDWSGNCGNLSAAIGPFAIHSGLIDSSRIPENGVVEVRVWQVNIEKTIIVHVPIMDGEVKELGDFELDGVTFPAAEIQVDFLDPADGSGSMFPTGNVVDFLDVPDLGCIKATYINAGIPTIFIDAESVDYKGTELQSDINSDPKALEMFESIRAHGAVAMGLIDSLEQAESRQHTPKVAFVAKPQAYQASSGKAVAVADTDLLVRALSMGQLHHAMMGTAAVAIASAASVPGTLVNLAAGGGSHDFVTFGHPSGTLKVGAKAMQAENGWKIERAIMSRSARVIMEGAIRVPFSK; this is encoded by the coding sequence ATGAACGTTAAACAGATAAAAGTCCCGGCAACTTATATGCGTGGGGGAACCAGCAAAGGTGTTTTCTTCTGCCTGAATGACTTACCAGAAGCTGCACGAGTTGCGGGGGCTGCGAGAGACGAGTTTCTTCTGCGTGTTATTGGCAGCCCAGATCCTTATGGTAAGCAAACCGATGGTATGGGAGGCGCGACGTCCAGCACCAGCAAAACCGTCATCGTGTCGAAGAGTGGTAAAGCTGGTCACGATGTTGATTATCTCTTTGGCCAGGTAGCCATTGATAAGCCATTTATTGATTGGAGTGGTAACTGCGGCAACTTGTCTGCGGCAATTGGTCCGTTCGCTATTCACAGTGGTTTGATTGATTCAAGTCGTATTCCAGAAAATGGTGTGGTCGAAGTGCGAGTATGGCAAGTGAACATAGAGAAAACCATTATTGTTCATGTGCCTATCATGGATGGTGAAGTCAAAGAGTTGGGAGATTTTGAGCTCGATGGTGTCACTTTCCCAGCCGCTGAAATTCAGGTCGATTTTCTGGACCCGGCAGATGGGAGTGGATCAATGTTCCCTACAGGAAATGTGGTCGATTTCTTAGATGTTCCAGATCTAGGTTGCATCAAGGCGACTTATATTAATGCGGGAATACCGACCATTTTTATTGATGCAGAATCGGTTGACTATAAGGGCACAGAGCTTCAATCAGATATCAACAGTGATCCAAAAGCCCTAGAAATGTTTGAGTCTATCCGAGCGCATGGCGCAGTTGCGATGGGGCTTATTGATTCACTGGAACAAGCGGAATCACGCCAGCACACTCCAAAGGTCGCCTTTGTGGCCAAGCCTCAAGCGTATCAAGCTTCAAGTGGCAAGGCAGTTGCCGTCGCTGATACAGATCTTTTGGTCCGTGCTCTGTCTATGGGGCAGCTGCATCATGCCATGATGGGCACTGCTGCGGTTGCGATTGCTTCAGCTGCAAGTGTGCCGGGTACGCTAGTGAATTTAGCGGCGGGAGGAGGCTCTCATGACTTTGTGACTTTTGGTCATCCATCAGGAACGTTAAAGGTGGGGGCTAAAGCGATGCAGGCTGAAAATGGATGGAAGATCGAGAGGGCGATCATGAGTCGTAGCGCCCGAGTGATCATGGAAGGTGCCATTCGCGTGCCTTTTTCTAAATAA
- the prpC gene encoding bifunctional 2-methylcitrate synthase/citrate synthase, translated as MSVSLSDQATVDNASAVNQQTSSAPAIGGAGLRGQSAGSTALCTVGKSGTGLTYRGYDITDLANHAQFEEVAHLLLRGHLPSEKELDDYKTLLIGLRGLPDPLKAALELIPADAHPMDVMRTGCSMLGNLEQESDFSEQLSATERMLALFPAIICYWYRFSHDGVRIDTQDQSESCLGGYFLKMLTDKAPSELHKKVMHCSLTLYAEHEFNASTFAARVCASTLSDIHSCVTAAIGTLRGPLHGGANEAAMEMIQDWKTADEAEANIMKMLANKDKIMGFGHAIYRESDPRNALIKRWSKELAQEVGDEQLYAVSERVEAVMKREKGLFCNADFFHASAYHFMDIPTKLFTPIFVMSRLTGWTAHVFEQRENNRIIRPSADYTGPEHQDWLPIHLR; from the coding sequence ATGTCTGTATCTTTGAGTGATCAAGCAACTGTCGATAATGCTTCAGCAGTAAACCAACAAACAAGTTCAGCGCCAGCGATTGGTGGTGCCGGTCTACGAGGGCAAAGCGCGGGGTCGACGGCGCTATGTACGGTTGGCAAATCAGGAACGGGTCTAACTTACCGTGGTTATGACATAACTGACCTTGCGAATCATGCTCAATTTGAAGAAGTAGCACACCTGCTACTAAGAGGTCATTTACCTAGTGAAAAAGAGTTAGACGACTACAAAACATTGTTGATTGGTTTACGTGGCTTGCCTGATCCGTTGAAAGCCGCTTTAGAACTTATCCCTGCAGACGCTCACCCTATGGATGTGATGAGAACAGGTTGCTCAATGTTGGGTAACTTAGAGCAAGAATCTGACTTTTCTGAGCAGCTATCAGCAACAGAACGTATGCTTGCACTTTTCCCTGCCATTATCTGCTATTGGTATCGCTTCAGTCACGATGGTGTGCGAATTGATACACAGGACCAAAGCGAATCATGTTTGGGAGGCTACTTCTTGAAGATGCTAACGGACAAAGCGCCGAGTGAACTACACAAGAAGGTCATGCACTGTTCGCTTACGCTTTACGCAGAGCATGAATTTAATGCTTCTACCTTTGCAGCTCGTGTTTGTGCATCAACACTATCAGATATTCATTCGTGTGTAACTGCAGCGATAGGCACATTAAGAGGCCCTTTACATGGCGGTGCGAATGAAGCGGCAATGGAAATGATCCAAGATTGGAAAACCGCTGATGAAGCTGAAGCGAACATCATGAAGATGCTTGCCAATAAAGATAAGATCATGGGCTTCGGTCACGCGATTTATCGTGAGAGTGACCCACGTAACGCGCTGATTAAACGTTGGTCAAAAGAGCTAGCACAAGAAGTTGGCGACGAGCAGCTTTACGCGGTATCTGAACGCGTTGAAGCGGTAATGAAGCGTGAAAAAGGCTTGTTCTGTAATGCGGATTTCTTTCATGCTTCTGCCTATCACTTCATGGATATTCCTACCAAACTATTTACGCCTATCTTTGTGATGAGTCGTCTTACAGGTTGGACAGCACACGTGTTCGAGCAAAGAGAAAACAACCGCATCATTCGTCCAAGTGCGGACTACACCGGGCCAGAGCATCAAGACTGGCTGCCTATTCATTTACGTTAA
- the acnD gene encoding Fe/S-dependent 2-methylisocitrate dehydratase AcnD, whose amino-acid sequence MSDVKIEKNQSLDQNIGIENSQYRKVLPGTSLEYFDAREAVDAISPGSYKTLPYTSRVLAEQLVRRCNPAALEDSLKQIIERKSDLDFPWYPARVVCHDILGQTALVDLAGLRDAIADQGGDPAKVNPVVETQLIVDHSLAVEHAGFDSEAFDKNRAIEERRNEDRFHFIEWCKTAFKNVSVIPAGNGIMHQINLEKMSPVIQSKQGIAFPDTCVGTDSHTPHVDALGVIAIGVGGLEAETVMLGRPSMMRLPDIVGVKLTGQRQEGITATDIVLAITEFLRNERVVSSYLEFFGEGARALTIGDRATISNMTPEYGATAGMFYIDEQTIQYLKLTGREPEQVELVELYAKQTGLWADDLDSAQYERVLEFDLSKVERNLAGPSNPHRRLPTSKLAQQGISQASWKAQHAEQYSEEQMPDGAVIIAAITSCTNTSNPRNVVAAGLVAKKANQLGLVRKPWVKTSFAPGSKVAKLYLESAGLLPELEQLGFGIVGYACTTCNGMSGALDPQIQQEIIERDLYSTAVLSGNRNFDGRIHPYAKQAFLASPPLVVAYALAGTIRFDIEKDSLGADSNGNPIYLSDLWPSDAEIDAVVGEHVKPQQFQQIYVKMFQPDDEQLSSEPLYDWRPKSTYIRRPPYWEGALAGERNLAGMRPLAILGDNITTDHLSPSNAILASSAAGEYLAKMDVPEEDFNSYATHRGDHLTAQRATFANPKLFNEMVRESGNVVQGSLARVEPEGEVTRMWEAIETYMNRNQPLIVVAGADYGQGSSRDWAAKGVRLAGVEVIVAEGFERIHRTNLVGMGVLPLQFKEGTDRNTLQLDGTELYDVYGDIQAGSDLALVITRKSGEKLDVPVTCRLDTADEVSVYSAGGVLQRFAKDFLAQ is encoded by the coding sequence ATGTCTGATGTGAAAATTGAGAAAAACCAGAGCCTTGATCAAAATATAGGTATTGAAAATAGCCAATACAGAAAGGTTCTACCGGGAACTAGCTTAGAATATTTCGATGCCCGTGAAGCGGTAGACGCGATATCTCCGGGTAGCTATAAAACCTTGCCTTATACGTCGAGAGTATTGGCGGAGCAATTGGTAAGACGCTGTAATCCCGCTGCTCTTGAAGATAGCTTGAAACAAATCATCGAGCGCAAGAGCGACTTAGACTTTCCTTGGTATCCAGCGCGTGTCGTGTGTCATGACATTCTGGGTCAAACCGCTTTGGTTGATTTAGCGGGCTTAAGAGATGCGATTGCTGACCAAGGTGGGGATCCGGCCAAAGTAAACCCAGTGGTCGAAACTCAACTGATTGTGGATCACTCTCTAGCTGTAGAGCATGCGGGGTTTGATAGCGAAGCGTTTGATAAAAACCGAGCAATTGAAGAGCGTCGCAACGAAGACCGATTTCATTTCATTGAATGGTGTAAAACGGCGTTTAAAAACGTCAGTGTGATTCCTGCGGGCAATGGAATTATGCACCAGATTAATCTGGAAAAGATGTCTCCGGTTATTCAATCTAAACAAGGTATCGCGTTCCCTGATACTTGTGTTGGCACCGACAGCCACACACCTCATGTTGATGCGCTGGGCGTTATTGCGATTGGTGTCGGTGGATTGGAAGCCGAGACAGTGATGCTCGGTCGCCCTTCGATGATGCGTTTGCCAGATATCGTGGGCGTAAAACTGACTGGTCAGCGACAAGAAGGCATTACAGCAACCGATATTGTGCTTGCTATTACTGAGTTTCTTCGCAATGAAAGAGTAGTTTCAAGCTACTTGGAATTCTTCGGTGAAGGTGCTCGTGCACTGACTATTGGTGATCGTGCGACTATCTCAAACATGACGCCTGAATACGGGGCGACTGCGGGCATGTTCTACATCGATGAACAGACCATTCAATACCTTAAGTTGACGGGTCGTGAGCCTGAGCAGGTAGAGTTAGTTGAGCTTTACGCTAAGCAAACCGGACTGTGGGCGGATGATCTCGATTCGGCTCAATATGAGCGTGTACTCGAGTTTGATTTATCGAAAGTTGAGCGAAACCTTGCAGGACCTTCGAACCCTCATCGCCGCTTACCAACCAGTAAACTTGCCCAGCAAGGTATTAGTCAAGCCTCTTGGAAAGCGCAACACGCTGAACAATATAGCGAAGAGCAAATGCCAGATGGCGCGGTAATTATCGCCGCGATTACCTCTTGCACCAATACCAGTAACCCAAGAAACGTGGTAGCAGCGGGACTAGTGGCGAAAAAAGCCAATCAACTTGGTTTGGTTCGTAAGCCATGGGTGAAAACGTCATTTGCGCCAGGATCTAAAGTCGCCAAGCTCTATCTAGAGTCAGCAGGTTTGCTCCCAGAACTGGAGCAGTTGGGTTTCGGCATTGTCGGCTATGCATGTACGACTTGTAATGGTATGAGCGGGGCATTGGATCCGCAAATTCAACAAGAGATCATTGAGCGCGACCTCTATTCCACTGCGGTGTTATCAGGAAATCGAAACTTTGATGGTCGAATCCATCCCTATGCTAAACAAGCTTTCCTAGCGTCACCGCCATTGGTGGTTGCTTATGCCTTGGCTGGCACGATTCGTTTTGATATCGAGAAGGACAGCCTAGGCGCAGACAGCAACGGCAACCCTATCTATTTAAGTGACTTGTGGCCGAGTGATGCGGAGATCGATGCGGTTGTTGGCGAGCATGTAAAACCACAACAATTCCAACAAATTTACGTGAAAATGTTCCAGCCAGATGATGAGCAGCTAAGCAGTGAGCCGCTATACGATTGGCGACCTAAGAGCACTTATATTCGCAGACCGCCTTATTGGGAAGGTGCGCTCGCAGGTGAACGAAACCTTGCTGGTATGAGACCTCTAGCCATTTTAGGTGACAATATCACCACCGATCATCTCTCGCCATCAAATGCGATTCTAGCCTCAAGTGCGGCGGGTGAATATCTCGCAAAAATGGACGTTCCAGAAGAGGACTTTAACTCGTATGCGACTCACCGAGGCGACCATTTAACTGCACAAAGAGCGACCTTTGCTAACCCGAAACTTTTCAATGAAATGGTCAGAGAGTCAGGGAACGTGGTGCAGGGTTCATTGGCACGAGTTGAGCCCGAGGGAGAAGTAACTCGCATGTGGGAAGCGATCGAAACCTACATGAACCGTAATCAGCCTTTGATTGTTGTTGCTGGCGCAGACTATGGACAAGGTTCATCACGCGACTGGGCGGCTAAAGGCGTGCGATTAGCGGGTGTTGAAGTGATCGTCGCTGAAGGATTTGAGCGAATACACAGAACCAATTTAGTCGGTATGGGCGTCTTACCTCTGCAATTCAAAGAGGGGACGGACCGCAACACCTTACAACTTGATGGTACTGAACTTTACGATGTGTATGGCGACATTCAGGCGGGTTCAGATTTGGCGTTGGTCATTACTCGCAAAAGCGGTGAAAAACTTGATGTGCCAGTGACGTGTAGATTGGATACGGCAGACGAAGTGAGTGTGTATAGCGCTGGTGGCGTATTACAACGCTTTGCCAAAGACTTTCTCGCGCAATAG